The following are encoded in a window of Loktanella sp. M215 genomic DNA:
- a CDS encoding nucleotidyltransferase family protein: MKFEARGDAEYLIRRPYASSTRKSYGRRTPETEETLRAFLAGQARVHDQIAGLRQQLANRAPILRARGLGRVPVLAARVLRKLDDIGWLGTNLIVVGTNALYAYEAAAALRIESAMLATGDVDVLYDARRRLRVSGDVDERGLIGALRSVDRSFSRPSNKTYTAANRDGYMVDLLEPQDHDRIMRHGSGRLSDDPDDLIATSTDSSRWLLNVPKFETIAIDERGLPVRIVTLDPRAYALQKLWIARNDPTRDPAKRGRDEDQAHLVAQIATRHLGLPFTDIALSALPGSFRDLVGQLIVDGTEAVEW, from the coding sequence ATGAAATTCGAGGCCCGTGGAGATGCTGAGTATCTCATTCGGCGGCCCTATGCGAGCTCGACACGTAAGTCTTACGGTCGTCGCACGCCCGAGACTGAAGAGACGTTGCGCGCTTTCCTCGCTGGGCAGGCACGTGTGCACGATCAGATCGCAGGACTGCGCCAACAGTTGGCGAACCGCGCACCGATCCTGCGCGCCAGAGGTTTGGGCCGCGTCCCGGTGCTGGCCGCACGCGTCCTGCGAAAGTTGGATGACATCGGATGGTTGGGGACCAATCTCATCGTCGTCGGAACTAACGCCTTATATGCCTATGAAGCCGCCGCGGCATTACGGATCGAGAGTGCCATGCTGGCAACCGGCGATGTCGATGTGCTTTATGACGCCCGTCGCCGTTTGCGGGTGTCAGGCGATGTTGATGAGCGCGGACTCATCGGAGCTTTGCGCTCCGTCGACCGTTCTTTTAGCAGGCCATCGAACAAAACCTACACGGCAGCGAACAGGGACGGCTACATGGTCGATCTGCTTGAGCCTCAGGATCACGATCGCATCATGCGCCACGGTTCCGGCCGCCTGTCTGATGACCCGGATGATCTAATCGCAACCTCAACGGACAGCAGTCGTTGGCTGTTGAACGTTCCGAAGTTCGAGACCATTGCCATTGATGAGCGCGGACTGCCCGTCCGAATCGTTACTCTCGATCCACGCGCCTATGCCCTGCAGAAATTGTGGATCGCACGCAATGACCCGACTCGAGATCCGGCAAAGCGCGGGCGTGACGAAGATCAGGCACATCTTGTCGCGCAGATTGCGACACGGCACCTTGGGCTACCCTTCACTGACATTGCACTCTCAGCATTGCCAGGAAGCTTTCGGGATCTGGTTGGGCAACTCATTGTCGACGGAACTGAAGCTGTCGAATGGTGA